The following are encoded together in the Longimicrobium sp. genome:
- a CDS encoding arsenosugar biosynthesis-associated peroxidase-like protein has product MHTHYYDAHDLPRFGEIGKDAPELAEKFFAWYNAVFAEGALTEREKSLIALAVAHAVQCPYCIDAYSQDCLTKGADTEQMTEAVHVAAAIRGGASLVHGIQMRNRAEGLGM; this is encoded by the coding sequence ATGCACACGCACTACTACGACGCGCACGACCTGCCGCGGTTCGGCGAGATCGGCAAGGACGCACCGGAGCTGGCGGAGAAGTTCTTCGCCTGGTACAACGCGGTGTTCGCCGAGGGGGCGCTGACGGAGCGGGAGAAGAGCCTGATTGCGCTGGCGGTGGCGCACGCGGTGCAGTGCCCGTACTGCATCGACGCGTACAGCCAGGACTGCCTGACCAAGGGCGCCGACACCGAGCAGATGACGGAGGCCGTGCACGTGGCCGCCGCCATCCGCGGCGGCGCGTCCCTTGTGCACGGCATCCAGATGCGCAACCGCGCCGAGGGGTTGGGGATGTAG